A genomic segment from Pleurodeles waltl isolate 20211129_DDA chromosome 9, aPleWal1.hap1.20221129, whole genome shotgun sequence encodes:
- the HNRNPUL2 gene encoding heterogeneous nuclear ribonucleoprotein U-like protein 2 isoform X5, giving the protein MDTKKMRVADLRAELQRRGLDSRGLKAELAQRLDDALEAEGGQSKSPRPQRDEKSEESIEEEEEEEETELEEKKGESLRSPRIRGKARALAKVQSEEGSEELEGDEDAGSKRTRSQRTKEAEKTTIPVKDVTKIASPTKDTTRTGTPSKEANKTATPVRGRERVTTPGRGKATEVSEEEEILEEQTGSKRPRLRGKEKPAISVRGKGGPESEVEDSPEEEPEAKRPRLRGKEKADTLLCGQGGKGDEPEGSEEERPVTESRGLSRKGRAGPAARRRTSRSKEEVESSEDDDVPRQTRASRLRGKEKIDDAAHMKMEHEKGGEEDMITEEEDTESKDTGSRGKTKGRKGAVQARGTIGRAKDKNENNEEEDEEQETRRSSLRGKPVSSRVKSGKSEDNLSEASEEQEIKSPRLRGRIPRGRKEDVGPTDEVMGEIKSPRLRGKAGSQPHEKEGGGSTSEGKDEDIKSPRARAKTGRAKAAALVSDKDPEEMKEGSVEELKSPRLRGKKGKDKAELLTREKAETPTEETVDHENTGKEKVDTVDEKAEAVTVKSLEKEESDLAVKKGETLTQGHAEKEKTGAPVKTETTRKKAEREKAEALAREKAEREKAEALAREKAEREKAEALAREKAEREKAEALAREKAEREKAEALAREKAEREKAEALAREKAEREKAEALAREKAEREKAEALAREKAKREKAEALAREKAKREKAEALAREKAEREKAEALAREKAEREKAEALAREKAEREKAEALAREKAEREKAEALAREKAEREKAEALAREKAEREKAEALAREKAEREKAEALAREKAEREKAEALAREKAEREKAEALAREKAEREKAEALAREKAEREKAEALAREKAEREKAEAIAREKAEREKAEAIAREKAERLAREKAEREKADRLAREKAEREKAEALAREKAEREKAGALAREKAEREKAEALAREKAEREKAEALAREKAEREKAEALAREKAEREKAEALAREKAEREKAEALAREKAEREKAEALAREKAEREKAEALAREKAEREKAEALAREKAEREKAEALAREKAEREKAEAIAREKAERLAREKAEREKAERLAREKAEREKAEALAREKAEREKAEALAREKAEREKAEALAREKAEREKAEALAREKAEREKAEALAREKAEREKAEALAREKAEREKADRLAREKAEREKAERLAREKTEREKAEAQAREKAEREKAEALAREKAEREKAEREKADRLAREKAEREKADRLAREKAEREKAERLAREKAEREKAEAQAREKAEREKAEAQAREKAEREKAEALAREKAEREKAEALAREKAEREKADRLAREKAEREKAERLAREKTEREKAEAQAREKAEREKAERLAREKAEREKAEALAREKAEREKAEALAREKAEREKAEALAWEKAEREKAEALAREKAEALAREKAEREKAEAIAREKAEALAREKAEREKAEAIAREKAEALAREKAEREKAEALAREKAEREKAEALACEKAEREKAEVLAREKAEREKAEAIAREKAEALAREKAEREKAEALAREKAEREKAEALAREKAEREKAEALAREKAEREKAEALAREKAEREKAEALAREKAEREKAEALAREKAEREKAEALAREKAEREKAEALAREKAEREKAEVGALACKKEKPGPPQAIPSDKEKTEALVPEKKTEPVASEEKRAEALVPEKKIQSFLKEASEAVLKEKVHTKDSDQVRGKSIAPEEQRVPEGPLPVVRPENATIPETPLVCTQGIEEIKQEGVALKESETGQDGVNGRRKRTWEEMEPEAGPSEDGQSGDEAQDDEKEGTEEELGTDDDPRSERSDAASSDDQRRGVKRPREEHGRTYHEYKEEAYYSRSRSPVPEEEEEAPLDETLVCLDTYTSDLHFKVNKDRYGGQPLFSDRFPALWCGARCTFGVSKGRICFEAKVVQNLPVQESCSEVPLLRVGWSVDRSASQLGEDDFSYGFDGRGLKVTGGEFEAYGQPFGESDVIGCFADFKDEVVELSFSINGSPLGIAFQVSQSALEGRPLLPHVLCKNLIVELNFGQKEKSYFTTTEDFAFLHNVPLEDRVRTPVPPKTAEECEVLLMVGLPGAGKSHWVQKHTLENPEKRYNVLGADRLLKQMRMQGPEVREIDSQRLDTLIKQATQCQIRLVPVASKRKRNFILDQCTVYSSAQRRKLHAFKGFSRKAVVVVPSDEDMKKRQELRRQEGGEEVPEHVLLEMKANFSLPEKCDYVDEVLYIGLQKEEAEKLVAANKEEALKVLPPHDKRANRRNNRNRPYRGFGQGNSGGGSGRGYDNRPYAQQQQQNWGQAGNRGWQNFYQDRDRYYRNYYGYQGYR; this is encoded by the exons ATGGACACTAAGAAGATGCGCGTAGCGGACCTTCGTGCCGAGCTGCAGCGGCGCGGGCTTGATTCCCGCGGCCTCAAGGCCGAGCTAGCCCAGCGACTGGACGATGCGCTAGAGGCCGAAGGGGGGCAATCAAAGAGTCCCCGACCCCAGCGGGACGAAAAGAGTGAGGAgagcattgaggaggaggaggaggaagaagagacggaATTGgaggagaaaaaaggagaaagctTGCGGAGCCCTCGGATTCGCGGTAAGGCTAGAGCATTGGCCAAGGTCCAGAGCGAGGAAGGCAGTGAAGAGTTGGAAGGTGATGAAGATGCAGGGAGCAAGAGGACGAGGTCGCAAAGGACTAAGGAAGCAGAAAAAACAACAATTCCCGTGAAAGATGTGACCAAAATTGCCTCGCCGACCAAGGACACAACCAGGACAGGCACCCCATCCAAGGAAGCAAACAAGACAGCAACACCTGTCCGTGGCAGAGAAAGGGTGACTACGCCAGGCCGTGGTAAAGCTACTGAGGTCAGCGAGGAAGAGGAGATCTTGGAAGAACAAACTGGGTCCAAGAGACCCCGATTGCGTGGTAAGGAGAAGCCAGCTATCTCTGTGCGTGGGAAAGGAGGCCCCGAGAGTGAAGTGGAAGACAGCCCTGAGGAAGAACCGGAGGCAAAGAGGCCCAGGCTACGGGGGAAAGAGAAAGCGGACACGCTGTTGTGTGGCCAAGGAGGCAAAGGCGATGAACCGGAGGGCTCAGAAGAAGAGAGACCGGTAACTGAGTCCCGGGGACTGAGCAGAAAGGGGAGGGCAGGCCCGGCAGCCCGTCGGAGGACATCCCGAagcaaggaggaggtggagagCTCCGAAGATGATGATGTACCACGGCAAACTAGGGCATCCCGACTACGTGGGAAAGAAAAGATTGATGATGCAGCCCATATGAAGATGGAGCATGAGAAGGGGGGCGAAGAAGATATGATAACTGAGGAGGAAGATACAGAATCTAAGGACACAGGATCACGTGGTAAAACGAAGGGTCGGAAAGGAGCTGTTCAGGCACGCGGGACAATAGGAAGGGCTAAAGATAAAAATGAGaataatgaggaggaggatgaagagcaagaaacACGACGATCCAGTCTACGTGGAAAGCCAGTCTCGTCTCGTGTAAAGTCTGGAAAATCTGAGGACAATTTGAGCGAAGCAAGTGAAGAGCAGGAGATAAAGAGCCCCAGGCTGAGGGGCAGAATACCCCGTGGCCGTAAggaagatgtgggtcccactgatgAAGTGATGGGGGAAATTAAAAGTCCTAGGTTGCGTGGGAAGGCAGGATCTCAGCCCCACGAGAAGGAAGGTGGCGGAAGTACCAGTGAAGGGAAAGACGAAGATATAAAGAGCCCAAGAGCACGAGCAAAAACTGGACGAGCAAAAGCTGCTGCTTTGGTGTCTGATAAGGACCCAGAAGAAATGAAGGAAGGGTCAGTGGAAGAACTGAAGAGCCCACGGCTTCGTGGAAAAAAGGGTAAGGATAAAGCTGAATTACTGACTCGAGAGAAAGCAGAAACCCCCACCGAGGAGACAGTTGACCATGAGAACACTGGAAAGGAGAAGGTTGACACAGTAGATGAGAAGGCTGAAGCCGTCACCGTGAAAAGTCTAGAAAAGGAAGAATCAGATCTGGCTGTTAAAAAGGGAGAGACTTTGACACAGGGGCATGCTGAGAAGGAAAAGACTGGGGCCCCTGTGAAGACGGAGACGACCCGCAAGAAGGCGGAGAGGGAAAAGGCTGAGGCGCTGGCCCGGGAGAAGGCGGAGAGGGAAAAGGCTGAGGCGCTGGCCCGGGAGAAGGCGGAGAGGGAAAAGGCTGAGGCGCTTGCCCGGGAGAAGGCGGAGAGGGAAAAGGCTGAGGCGCTGGCCCGGGAGAAGGCGGAGAGGGAAAAGGCTGAGGCGCTGGCCCGGGAGAAGGCGGAGAGGGAAAAGGCTGAGGCGCTGGCCCGGGAGAAGGCGGAGAGGGAAAAGGCTGAGGCGCTGGCCCGGGAGAAGGCAGAGAGGGAAAAGGCTGAGGCGCTGGCCCGGGAGAAGGCAAAGAGGGAAAAGGCGGAGGCGCTGGCCCGGGAGAAGGCAAAGAGGGAAAAGGCGGAGGCGCTTGCCCGGGAGAAGGCAGAGAGAGAAAAGGCGGAGGCGCTGGCCCGGGAGAAGGCAGAGAGAGAAAAGGCGGAGGCGCTGGCCCGCGAGAAGGCAGAGAGAGAAAAGGCGGAGGCGCTGGCCCGCGAGAAGGCAGAGAGAGAAAAGGCGGAGGCGCTGGCCCGCGAGAAGGCAGAGAGAGAAAAGGCGGAGGCGCTGGCCCGCGAGAAGGCAGAGAGAGAAAAGGCGGAGGCGCTGGCCCGCGAGAAGGCAGAGAGAGAAAAGGCGGAGGCGCTGGCCCGCGAGAAGGCAGAGAGAGAAAAGGCGGAGGCGCTGGCCCGCGAGAAGGCAGAGAGAGAAAAGGCGGAGGCGCTGGCCCGCGAGAAGGCAGAGAGAGAAAAGGCGGAGGCGCTGGCCCGCGAGAAGGCAGAGAGAGAAAAGGCGGAGGCGCTGGCCCGCGAGAAGGCAGAGAGAGAAAAGGCAGAAGCCATAGCTCGGGAGAAGGCAGAGAGAGAAAAGGCAGAAGCCATAGCTCGGGAGAAGGCGGAGAGGTTGGCCCGCGAGAAGGCAGAGAGGGAAAAGGCGGATAGGTTGGCCCGCGAGAAGGCGGAAAGGGAAAAGGCGGAGGCGCTGGCCCGCGAGAAGGCGGAGAGGGAAAAGGCAGGGGCGCTGGCCCGCGAGAAGGCGGAGAGGGAAAAGGCGGAGGCGCTGGCCCGCGAGAAGGCGGAGAGGGAAAAGGCGGAGGCGCTGGCCCGCGAGAAGGCAGAGAGAGAAAAGGCGGAGGCGCTGGCCCGCGAGAAGGCAGAGAGAGAAAAGGCGGAGGCGCTGGCCCGCGAGAAGGCAGAGAGAGAAAAGGCGGAGGCGCTGGCCCGCGAGAAGGCAGAGAGAGAAAAGGCGGAGGCGCTGGCCCGCGAGAAGGCAGAGAGAGAAAAGGCGGAGGCGCTGGCCCGCGAGAAGGCAGAGAGAGAAAAGGCGGAGGCGCTGGCCCGCGAGAAGGCAGAGAGAGAAAAGGCGGAGGCGCTGGCCCGCGAGAAGGCAGAGAGAGAAAAGGCAGAAGCCATAGCTCGGGAGAAGGCGGAGAGGTTGGCCCGCGAGAAGGCAGAGAGGGAAAAGGCGGAGAGGTTGGCCCGCGAGAAGGCGGAAAGGGAAAAGGCGGAGGCGCTGGCCCGCGAGAAGGCGGAGAGGGAAAAGGCGGAGGCGCTGGCCCGCGAGAAGGCGGAGAGGGAAAAGGCGGAGGCACTGGCCCGCGAGAAGGCGGAGAGGGAAAAGGCGGAGGCGCTGGCCCGCGAGAAGGCGGAGAGGGAAAAGGCGGAGGCGCTGGCCCGCGAGAAGGCGGAGAGGGAAAAGGCGGAGGCGCTGGCCCGCGAGAAGGCGGAGAGGGAAAAGGCGGACAGGTTGGCCCGCGAGAAGGCAGAGAGGGAAAAGGCGGAGAGGTTGGCCCGCGAGAAGACGGAGAGGGAAAAGGCAGAGGCGCAGGCCCGCGAGAAGGCGGAGAGGGAAAAGGCGGAGGCGCTGGCCCGCGAGAAGGCGGAGAGGGAGAAGGCGGAGAGGGAAAAGGCGGACAGGTTGGCCCGCGAGAAGGCGGAGAGGGAAAAGGCGGACAGGTTGGCCCGCGAGAAGGCAGAGAGGGAAAAGGCGGAGAGGTTGGCCCGCGAGAAGGCGGAGAGGGAAAAGGCAGAGGCGCAGGCCCGCGAGAAGGCGGAGAGGGAAAAGGCAGAGGCGCAGGCCCGCGAGAAGGCGGAGAGGGAAAAGGCAGAGGCGCTGGCCCGCGAGAAGGCGGAGAGGGAAAAGGCAGAGGCGCTGGCCCGCGAGAAGGCGGAGAGGGAAAAGGCGGACAGGTTGGCCCGCGAGAAGGCGGAGAGGGAAAAGGCGGAGAGGTTGGCCCGCGAGAAGACGGAGAGGGAAAAGGCAGAGGCGCAGGCCCGCGAGAAGGCGGAGAGGGAAAAGGCGGAGAGGTTGGCCCGCGAGAAGGCGGAGAGGGAAAAGGCGGAGGCGCTCGCCCGCGAGAAGGCGGAGAGGGAAAAGGCGGAGGCGCTCGCCCGCGAGAAGGCGGAGAGGGAAAAGGCGGAGGCGCTGGCCTGGGAGAAGGCAGAGAGGGAAAAGGCGGAGGCGCTGGCCCGGGAGAAG GCGGAGGCGCTGGCCCGCGAGAAGGCAGAGAGGGAAAAGGCAGAAGCCATAGCTCGGGAGAAAGCGGAGGCGCTGGCCCGCGAGAAGGCAGAGAGGGAAAAGGCAGAAGCCATAGCTCGGGAGAAGGCGGAGGCGCTGGCCCGCGAGAAGGCAGAGAGGGAGAAGGCGGAGGCGCTGGCCCGCGAGAAGGCAGAGAGGGAGAAGGCGGAGGCGCTGGCCTGCGAGAAGGCAGAGAGGGAGAAGGCGGAGGTGCTGGCCCGCGAGAAGGCAGAGAGGGAAAAGGCAGAAGCCATAGCTCGGGAGAAAGCGGAGGCGCTGGCCCGCGAGAAGGCAGAGAGGGAAAAGGCGGAGGCGCTGGCCCGCGAGAAGGCAGAGAGGGAAAAGGCGGAGGCGCTGGCCCGCGAGAAGGCAGAGAGGGAAAAGGCGGAGGCGCTGGCCCGCGAGAAGGCAGAGAGGGAAAAGGCGGAGGCGCTGGCCCGCGAGAAGGCAGAGAGGGAAAAGGCGGAGGCGCTGGCCCGCGAGAAGGCAGAGAGGGAAAAGGCGGAGGCGCTGGCCCGCGAGAAGGCAGAGAGGGAAAAGGCAGAGGCGCTGGCCCGTGAGAAGGCAGAGAGGGAAAAGGCGGAGGCGCTGGCCCGCGAGAAGGCAGAGCGAGAAAAGGCGGAGGTTGGGGCTCTGGcgtgtaaaaaagaaaaacctgGGCCTCCCCAAGCCATtccctctgacaaggagaagactGAGGCTTTAGTGCCAGAGAAGAAGACTGAGCCTGTGGCCTCTGAGGAAAAAAGGGCAGAAGCCTTGGTGCCAGAGAAGAAAATACAGAGTTTTCTAAAAGAAGCCAGCGAGGCTGTGCTGAAGGAGAAAGTGCATACTAAGGACAGTGACCAGGTCAGAGGCAAGAGTATAGCTCCAGAAGAGCAAAGAGTACCAGAAGGTCCATTACCTGTAGTCCGCCCAGAGAATGCTACAATACCAGAGACACCGCTGGTGTGCACCCAAGGAATTGAAGAAATTAAGCAAGAGGGGGTTGCACTGAAGGAGTCTGAGACTGGGCAAGATGGTGTGAATGGGAGACGTAAGCGGACTTGGGAAGAGATGGAGCCAGAGGCAGGACCCAGTGAGGATGGTCAGAGTGGCGATGAAGCACAAGATGATGAGAAGGAGGGCACAGAGGAAGAGTTGG GCACAGATGATGATCCCAGGAGTGAGCGCTCTGATGCTGCTAGCTCCGATGACCAGCGGCGTGGGGTGAAGAGGCCCCGTGAAGAGCACGGCCGCACTTATCACGAGTACAAAGAGGAGGCATACTACAGCCG ATCAAGATCCCCAGTgccagaggaagaagaggaagctcccCTGGATGAGACTCTTGTGTGCCTTGACACAT ATACCAGTGATCTTCactttaaagtaaacaaagaccgGTATGGAGGCCAGCCTCTCTTTTCAGACCGTTTTCCCGCACTCTGGTGCGGTGCCAGATGTACCTTCGGTGTGTCCAAGGGTCGAATCTGCTTTGAAGCAAAG GTAGTGCAAAATCTCCCTGTTCAGGAAAGCTGCAGCGAGGTGCCCCTGCTCCGGGTTGGTTGGTCTGTGGATCGTTCAGCTTCACAACTAG GGGAAGATGATTTCTCATATGGCTTTGATGGAAGAGGCTTGAAGGTTACGGGAGGTGAATTTGAGGCATACGGGCAACCGTTTGGTGAGAGTGATGTCATCGGCTGCTTTGCT GACTTCAAGGATGAGGTGGTGGAGCTCTCCTTCTCTATAAATGGATCTCCCTTGGGCATTGCTTTCCAGGTCAGCCAGTCAGCTTTGGAAGGTCGCCCACTGTTGCCACATGTACTTTGCAAAAACCTCATTGTGGAGTTAAATTTTGGCCAGAAGGAGAAGTCCTATTTTACAACTACAGAAGATTTTGCCTTCCTCCACAACGTTCCACTGGAGGATCGTGTGCGCACTCCTGTGCCCCCGAAAACTGCAGAAGAGTGTGAG GTGCTATTAATGGTCGGCCTCCCAGGTGCAGGAAAGAGCCACTGGGTTCAGAAGCACACACTTGAGAATCCAGAGAAGCGTTACAATGTCTTGGGTGCAGACAGGCTCTTAAAGCAAATgagg ATGCAGGGACCGGAAGTCCGAGAAATTGATTCTCAGCGTCTGGATACATTGATCAAACAAGCTACACAATGCCAGATTCGTCTTGTCCCTGTGGCTTCCAAGAGGAAAAGGAACTTCATCTTGGATCAG TGCACAGTTTATAGCTCTGCTCAGCGAAGGAAGCTCCATGCCTTCAAAGGATTTTCCCGCAAGGCTGTTGTGGTGGTCCCAAGTGATGAGGACATGAAGAAAAGGCAGGAACTGCGACGCCAGGAAGGAGGAGAAGAGGTCCCTGAGCATGTACTATTAGAGATGAAAG CCAACTTTTCCCTCCCCGAGAAGTGCGACTATGTGGATGAGGTTTTGTATATTGGCCTGCAAAAGGAGGAGGCAGAAAAGCTGGTGGCTGCAAACAAAGAGGAGGCTTTGAAAGTGCTCCCTCCACATGACAAGCGCGCAAATAGACGGAACAATCGCAATCGGCCTTACCGTGGCTTCGGGCAAGGCAACAGTG gtgGGGGCTCAGGCAGAGGATATGACAATCGCCCATAtgcacaacagcaacagcagaattGGGGTCAGGCTGGAAACCGAGGG